Proteins encoded by one window of Camelus dromedarius isolate mCamDro1 chromosome 27, mCamDro1.pat, whole genome shotgun sequence:
- the CNOT6 gene encoding CCR4-NOT transcription complex subunit 6 isoform X1, whose translation MPKEKYEPPDPRRMYTIMSSEEAANGKKARWVELEISGKVRSLSSSLWSLTHLTALYLSDNFLSRIPSDIAKLHNLVYLDLSRNKIRSLPAELGNMASLRELHLNNNLLRVLPFELGKLFQLQTLGLKGNPLTHDILNLYLEPDGTRRLLNYLLDNLAGTAKRISTDQPPPRSWIMLQEPDRTRPTALFSVMCYNVLCDKYATRQLYGYCPSWALDWDYRKKAIIQEILSCNADVVSLQEVETEQYYSFFLVELKERGYNGFFSPKSRARTMSEQERKHVDGCAIFFKTEKFTLVQKHTVEFNQLAMANSEGSEAMLNRVMTKDNIGVAVLLELRKELIEISSGKPHLGTEKQLILVANAHMHWDPEYSDVKLVQTMMFLSEVKNIIDKASRGLQSSVLGEFGTIPLVLCADLNSLPDSGVVEYLSTGGVETNHKDFKELRYNESLTNFSCNGKNGTANGRITHGFKLKSAYESGLMPYTNYTFDFKGIIDYIFYSKPQLNTLGILGPLDHHWLVENNISGCPHPLIPSDHFSLFAQLELLLPFLPQVNGIHLPGRR comes from the exons gaAAAGTAAGAAGCTTAAGCTCATCTTTGTGGTCACTAACTCACTTGACAGCTTTGTATCTAAGTGACAATTTCCTGTCCCGCATTCCTTCAGACATTGCCAAGCTTCACAATCTGGTGTATCTGGACCTGTCCCGTAATAAAATCCGGAGTTTACCGGCAGAACTCGGAAACATGGCATCACTCAG GGAACTCCATTTAAATAACAACCTGTTACGAGTTCTACCTTTTGAGCTGGGAAAACTGTTTCAGTTGCAGACTTTAGGCCTGAAAG gAAATCCACTCACCCACGATATATTAAATCTCTATCTGGAACCAGATGGAACAAGAAGGCTACTGAACTATTTGCTTGATAATTTGGCAGGTACTGCAAAAAGAA TTTCAACAGACCAGCCACCACCAAGATCTTGGATTATGCTACAAGAACCAGACAGAACACGGCCAACTG CCTTGTTTTCTGTCATGTGCTATAATGTTCTTTGTGATAAGTATGCGACCCGGCAGCTGTACGGCTACTGTCCGTCGTGGGCGCTGGACTGGGACTACAGGAAGAAGGCCATCATCCAGGAAATCCTGAGCTGCAACGCTGATGTCGTGAGTCTTCAG GAGGTTGAAACGGAACAGtattacagtttttttctggTAGAACTGAAAGAACGTGGCTATAATGGGTTCTTTAGTCCTAAATCTAGAGCTAGGACAATGTcagaacaagagagaaaacacGTCGATGGCTGTGCAATATTCTTCAAGACAGAAAA atttacTTTGGTTCAGAAACACACTGTTGAATTTAATCAGCTAGCAATGGCAAATTCAGAAGGATCTGAAGCTATGCTGAACAGAGTCATGACAAAAGATAACATTGGAGTTGCTGTACTGCTGGAACTTCGAAAGGAGTTGATTGAAATATCAT CTGGAAAGCCACATCTTGGAACAGAAAAGCAACTTATTCTCGTGGCTAATGCTCACATGCATTGGGACCCTGAGTACTCCGATGTGAAGCTGGTTCAGACGATGATGTTCCTCTCAGAAGTGAAGAACATTATTGATAAAGCCTCCAGAGGCCTCCAGTCCAGTGTATTGGGAGAATTTGGAACTATTCCTCTGGTGTTGTGTGCAGATCTTAATTCTTTGCCAGactctg GTGTTGTAGAGTATTTGAGCACTGGTGGAGTAGAAACAAACCATAAAGACTTCAAGGAACTGAGATACAATGAAAGTCTTACAAACTTCAGCTGTAATGGGAAAAATGGGACAGCCAACGGAAGGATCACTCACGGTTTCAAGTTAAAGAGTGCCTACGAGAGTGGCCTGATGCCTTACACAAATTACACGTTTGATTTTAAG gGTATAATAGACTACATCTTCTATTCTAAACCTCAGCTGAACACTCTCGGCATCCTGGGACCCCTGGACCACCACTGGCTGGTTGAGAACAACATCAGCGGCTGCCCGCACCCACTCATCCCCTCCGACCACTTCTCACTTTTTGCACAGCTGGAGCTCTTACTGCCTTTCCTGCCCCAGGTTAATGGCAttcaccttcctggcaggaggtAG
- the CNOT6 gene encoding CCR4-NOT transcription complex subunit 6 isoform X2, which translates to MPKEKYEPPDPRRMYTIMSSEEAANGKKARWVELEISGKVRSLSSSLWSLTHLTALYLSDNFLSRIPSDIAKLHNLVYLDLSRNKIRSLPAELGNMASLRELHLNNNLLRVLPFELGKLFQLQTLGLKGNPLTHDILNLYLEPDGTRRLLNYLLDNLAVSTDQPPPRSWIMLQEPDRTRPTALFSVMCYNVLCDKYATRQLYGYCPSWALDWDYRKKAIIQEILSCNADVVSLQEVETEQYYSFFLVELKERGYNGFFSPKSRARTMSEQERKHVDGCAIFFKTEKFTLVQKHTVEFNQLAMANSEGSEAMLNRVMTKDNIGVAVLLELRKELIEISSGKPHLGTEKQLILVANAHMHWDPEYSDVKLVQTMMFLSEVKNIIDKASRGLQSSVLGEFGTIPLVLCADLNSLPDSGVVEYLSTGGVETNHKDFKELRYNESLTNFSCNGKNGTANGRITHGFKLKSAYESGLMPYTNYTFDFKGIIDYIFYSKPQLNTLGILGPLDHHWLVENNISGCPHPLIPSDHFSLFAQLELLLPFLPQVNGIHLPGRR; encoded by the exons gaAAAGTAAGAAGCTTAAGCTCATCTTTGTGGTCACTAACTCACTTGACAGCTTTGTATCTAAGTGACAATTTCCTGTCCCGCATTCCTTCAGACATTGCCAAGCTTCACAATCTGGTGTATCTGGACCTGTCCCGTAATAAAATCCGGAGTTTACCGGCAGAACTCGGAAACATGGCATCACTCAG GGAACTCCATTTAAATAACAACCTGTTACGAGTTCTACCTTTTGAGCTGGGAAAACTGTTTCAGTTGCAGACTTTAGGCCTGAAAG gAAATCCACTCACCCACGATATATTAAATCTCTATCTGGAACCAGATGGAACAAGAAGGCTACTGAACTATTTGCTTGATAATTTGGCAG TTTCAACAGACCAGCCACCACCAAGATCTTGGATTATGCTACAAGAACCAGACAGAACACGGCCAACTG CCTTGTTTTCTGTCATGTGCTATAATGTTCTTTGTGATAAGTATGCGACCCGGCAGCTGTACGGCTACTGTCCGTCGTGGGCGCTGGACTGGGACTACAGGAAGAAGGCCATCATCCAGGAAATCCTGAGCTGCAACGCTGATGTCGTGAGTCTTCAG GAGGTTGAAACGGAACAGtattacagtttttttctggTAGAACTGAAAGAACGTGGCTATAATGGGTTCTTTAGTCCTAAATCTAGAGCTAGGACAATGTcagaacaagagagaaaacacGTCGATGGCTGTGCAATATTCTTCAAGACAGAAAA atttacTTTGGTTCAGAAACACACTGTTGAATTTAATCAGCTAGCAATGGCAAATTCAGAAGGATCTGAAGCTATGCTGAACAGAGTCATGACAAAAGATAACATTGGAGTTGCTGTACTGCTGGAACTTCGAAAGGAGTTGATTGAAATATCAT CTGGAAAGCCACATCTTGGAACAGAAAAGCAACTTATTCTCGTGGCTAATGCTCACATGCATTGGGACCCTGAGTACTCCGATGTGAAGCTGGTTCAGACGATGATGTTCCTCTCAGAAGTGAAGAACATTATTGATAAAGCCTCCAGAGGCCTCCAGTCCAGTGTATTGGGAGAATTTGGAACTATTCCTCTGGTGTTGTGTGCAGATCTTAATTCTTTGCCAGactctg GTGTTGTAGAGTATTTGAGCACTGGTGGAGTAGAAACAAACCATAAAGACTTCAAGGAACTGAGATACAATGAAAGTCTTACAAACTTCAGCTGTAATGGGAAAAATGGGACAGCCAACGGAAGGATCACTCACGGTTTCAAGTTAAAGAGTGCCTACGAGAGTGGCCTGATGCCTTACACAAATTACACGTTTGATTTTAAG gGTATAATAGACTACATCTTCTATTCTAAACCTCAGCTGAACACTCTCGGCATCCTGGGACCCCTGGACCACCACTGGCTGGTTGAGAACAACATCAGCGGCTGCCCGCACCCACTCATCCCCTCCGACCACTTCTCACTTTTTGCACAGCTGGAGCTCTTACTGCCTTTCCTGCCCCAGGTTAATGGCAttcaccttcctggcaggaggtAG